Part of the Musa acuminata AAA Group cultivar baxijiao chromosome BXJ2-7, Cavendish_Baxijiao_AAA, whole genome shotgun sequence genome is shown below.
CTTATGGAATATTAATTTAGCCAACCTTATAATTTTCTCCATCTTCgaaaaaaatagaagaagaatGGAATTATTAAGGAACTGATGCACCATGGTTGGTGGGTCAGCACGGTCTGATCCATGGGTCAATGTTGGGAGTTCACGATCAATGGGGGTGAGACATCGATGTACGACACGTCGAGATGCCGAAGCCGTCTGAGTGAAAGCAACTCTCGGTCGGAATTCTGGCATCGTCTTTGGGGAGGGTGTCTATCGGTTGGGGCGATCGCACTCCCAGGTGTGGCCACGCTCCGGCACAGAAGGCCCTCTTCGGGGGTTTCCGACTTTGGCCTCTTAACGATTAAGTTAGTGattgatttccttttttttttttgcctcccCCCAACCAGATGCCGatcaggggcttttatactaccATGCGAGAATCAGTTGTACGCGGGTTTAGCGTGACGGTCGATCCCTAAGTGGCGAGATGGTACCTTCGTGCGGCCGTCGTCCCGGAATGCGTGGAATGACGCCAGGTGACACCGTCCCGAGCTTTTCGGGACGAGACGTACCGAGGGGTGCCTTGGCATGGCCTCTGTCTTGGCACGTGAAAGTCTCCCCTCATGCTAATGTGGCAGAGGTACGGGTGATGACATAACTGAAATCCAAAATATGCCTCATCAGAATAGTAAACTTCACTTCACTGCCACAAAAAAAATCTACTCATGCAATAAGTCCTTATCCACATTAAACAGATGATCATGTTGGGTTTGTCCAACCAATTCCATTAGACTTTTGGTACTCTCAGGGGATAGAGGCGACCCCTTTAAACAAGTCAGAACGAGACCAACATGGAGGAGTAGACTCCAAAGCATTCAATCCCCCCTCATCAAGATGTTCCAACTCCATGTGAGCTCAGCTTCCATCACCGGTTAGAAAAATGCTGCTTTCATTTTGCACCTTTCTTCCATTGGTGTAGTTAAGATGTGCCATCTCATTAACGACCAACCAGTAGAAATGGTGGCACTGTACCGATCCACGGGATGTGACACTTCCTTTGCGTCACAGACGCGTTGGGGCTGCGTCCATCCCCCTGTCGTGAAGCACCTTCCCCCATCTCTTCCTCTATAAgtccttcctctttttcttcttcttcttctcctcttcaagACAATAAGATGGAGAAGGACAAAAGCCTTGTGTGGGACTGTGGCAGCTCTCTCTACGACTCTTTCGAGCTCAAGTCCTTCATGCAGCAGCTGGACTCCGCGATCACCTCCCGGACCATGTCGATGCCGCACTTGTCCGGGACCTCTCATCCGCCTCCCGCGCAGGCCCGGAAGAAGTCCTCCAAGCTCTTCAGATCAGTTCACAGGCTTCTCCGGTCGGTGCTCCACGTTCCATCCATGCTCAAGGTTCAAGTTCGGTCGCACGAACACAAGGATCGAGCACCGCACCGGAAGTCCGGTCGACTCGCTTCGATTCCGGAGATCTCGGAGAAGGAAGCGGCGGCTTCCCCGGAGATCCGCGCGTCGGTGAGGAAGACCATGTCAGCACGCTTCACCAGCGCGACCGCACCGCCGCCGCCGGCGTTATCATGAGGATAATTCAGTTGAGGTCCATCAGCTCCTACGGTGCGGGTTTCTTGGGAGAGAACGAAGGAGATGAGGAAGCTTCGACATGAAGACTTTGACTTGTATGAACAGACGAGAGTAGGTATTGCATGATGTCTAGGAATGTAGACAGTGGACATAAAGTCAAGGCAACACCGGCATATATAATGTTACAGATCGAAACACTGATCTGACGTGATCGTATATGTTATGTTATCCACTGCATGCATGATTGGAGAATGATGTGATGGCTTGCGTTTATGAATTGCTGATTAACTCCTAAATAATAGATTATATATATGAAGTTAAGAGCTCTTTTATGGAGAAATTTTTTGTTTAAATTTACGTGAAtaacataaatataaaatattatataaataatttatataatgtaATGTGACAGGATGACAGGCTGTAAGTTATTTGCTGCAGCATAGACTATGGACAGAAAAAGAGTTCCCAACAACTATCACTATGGAAATCTAGTATTTCCATCTTAGCATAGTTTGAAGATAAGCAGCATGTCATGTTTATGTAAATTGCAGTTGTAACAACACATAAGAATTCCAAAAGACAAGAACAACACATAATAAtattatgttgcttggatttctcTCTCTACATTTATGGTGAAGGAACTTAAGATTGTGTTCCTACAGACTACAAACTGTGTGATGAGTAATGGAGCACCTGCCAAcacagaagaaaaagaaggaaaaaatggATTTGCTGAAATGTGAGCAAAGCTCAAAACACTTGCAAATCTCCTGAACAAAAATTATAGTCTTAGATATCATGAAATTCCTCTAATTATTACATTGGcatcataattttatcataatttttatataattgtcacATTCACGTAGTCAACACAGATGGAGATGGAGTTTGGCTATAAGGAATATACAAACAAAAGAATATCTTCTGCAATAACTCTCATGTTAAAAATGCATGTATTGGTGATGTAGAATAAGTAGGAAAGTAAGAGAAAAAAAGGtataattcttttcattcaaatttgaaatatttattttattaataaaaaccaCTATTATAGGCTTTAGGAGCCTTCGTACAATTAATAAAGATAATTAATATTTCTCAAAAGTAATTTTCTAAAGAAttagtatattttttaaaaatctataatatgactttgtaagatacctaaatagtaaatgaaTGAATTTAATACAAAAGGAGTTCAGACTCttcaatttttaatataattttaaaaattttagatcaACTAATTAATATATTTAACTAGAATAATTTTTTCTCTGAGTCAACTTAATATATTAGTACAATATAATAGTATAATACAAAtaattaaaacaagaataaataaCACATAGTATTATTAGGATAAGGGTCCGCACTAaaagtgggggtgaattagtgcagcggataaaaatcatttccgacgaaaaatcgatttcagaaataTCTTTATATTGAAAGTATacagaagtatagttgatataaaggaaggaaggtagtttgcagagttttacagtaaagataaattactcaaAACAATGAAACCATatttttagaatggttcggtcaacgtgacctacatccactttcgacttcctcctccgacgaggtcatcggcgtccactagaggcattccttcaacaggcgaaggccaataactttttacaactcaattctccttttaccgggtttaggagataacccttacaccctcatTCACTCCTcttttaaactattctaacactttagaactttgagaggagctcatacaagattgcagcagcgtttctatactttttttttcACTCAATACTTGTATACtttaaccaaggataagaggggtatttataggctttaagttgattcaaactttgagcctaaaactttttcatctcgggttccccgggcacgggcggtaccaccgccctctgacactgacactgccttgggcggtaccatcgcccagactagcagtaccactgcctggcaccctgccaggggtagtacaatcgcccagactagcgataccaccgcctgacataatctcgaagactgtgccgtgacggtgagacttcttggggcattgtttgggcctcttattgggcccaacacagtttttATATGGGCttagctggcccataattgggttggctcaaatccaatcccaattatgtactaactatgaatcctaagatatattctaagctaaacaaagtctgtaagtctattcttcggacgagcttccggtgaacttccgacgatctctcagcaatgttccgacggactcccggcaagctcctggacttcacgacgatcttcttagtgagttccgacgagcttctttggcaagctccgagacttctcggctggttcctccagaacttccgacgaacgtccggactttcgatgagctctcgaactcccaatgtaattttgatcttgactccgggacttcattttgcttcatgccttgctctcgtagttaatcctacacatgtaaaaatatatttcgatctagacaattaatactaagcattaatcaagttatctggcatgtcattggaccgtcgatgcttcatccgattttttgacgcatcgtcctctcttgtggtctatttcccaatcggtcagttgactccgcaactccgatatccttggtgcaatatctgtttTTCTTGGCcctaagtcttctgtcgatacgtcgaccgatcctcttgcccgacgtccaatattctgatatgttttcccccggtacaacatgattctttctactttaattgtctcatcctgatcaaagcatctcgcatcactcaaaacgtaaattaaatcataaacacatatcaattggtttcataatcaaaatatgagattcaacaagtataaCACAAATAATGGTATTAAGAATAAAACTAAGTTTCTCTAACACATTGACACGATATAATGGAAGGCAACCCATAGCAATACGTAGAATAACATTACCTTCAGTATCGAGCCTTAGCAATACGTAcaatatataaaataatgaaaTGTAAAATGATTGCAAGTCGTAGGAAGAAGAGCATATTAGGCACAGTATGTGTGTGCTCAACATTTttaatttcaaagaaaaaaaCCAAGAGGAGTATGCATGCAAATATAGTTGACAACAGAAAAATGATTTGATTGGAGATCAACTACACATGATCAAGCTCACACGTTCAGAAGAGATAAGAAAGGTCTTACATATCTATAAAATGGCAGATCGAGAAGCCTAAACTCGCCTTCAGCAAGAAGAGAAAGCTGGGGGTAGGACCTCGTCTGTTGCCGCATCAGCCTGCATCCATCGAAGCCTCAAAAGAACGAAGGATTAGAGGcggaaaaaccaccttttgaaatcctaaatgaaaggttttaggaagaaaaagaaacatcAGTCGCACAAAATCATGATTTGAGTCTCAACAGAGGGACTGTCTTGGACTTGAGttccaaacttttgaagtttcacACTAGATGATGTCGAATGGATGAAGAAATGTGTGCTTCGGTGCTCATCCACCGTTCAAGAACAGGCTCACCAATCGACTATGATTCAAGAATAAAAGAAAACAACCTCTTATTGTCCTATCCAATTTGATACTGCATTAGTTGGAAGCCCTTTCTTTCTCCGGAGCCTTATTGTGCGAGGAATCTATAACCAAAAACAAAGTAAATTGTAATTACAGATAACCCCTATAGTTAACTATGATTAGCATCCtgatttttatactttaaaaaatagtaTTAGGTCTCTACACTTATGGAGGTAAAACATTTAACGTCAATTATTCTTTCATCATTAATTTtttcaattaaaaaaattaaaagagagGCTTTAATTTATGTCATCAAATATAAAATTGACTAATTTGATAtactttaatcaaatattttgatcaaacttCATTCTGATAGTATTTTAACTACATGACtaaatttagatttgattaatcTCATTGATCGAATTTAGAAaaagttaaattttgattaatattttacTTTGATCAACTTTAATTTTGATTGTCATAATTGGGCTAATGTTTAGCCCAATGTTGAGCCTATCTAATTAAATAGGTTTGGTTCGTCTAATTTAGAGTTCTAtatagaataaaaaaatataaattattattttattttataatttttcatatgaaatattggcaaatttttattatttgtgatatttaaattttaattattattttagatatttatttatttatatgtatatatttaaaattataaaataatatatttttatatataaaagcaCAATGTATGTTTTATCATGATTACAATCataatatgagttttcttttatgttgaataatattcaataattttattttattttattattattattaaattatttatgcataaattagataaaaattatttagtgaatattatttataacttatatccctatattttatttgacttgtAGCTGCCAAGATAACCTAGGATGATAGGCTtatgaaatataaattataataaatattttatcatttatataaaATAGTTAGAACATGTGTAGTTAATACTATATTAGATTTTGACCTAGTATTACATGTTGAAAGATATATAGACTTAAGTGATAAAAGtactataaaataaattaataaaataaatatttagaaaAGATCTAATAGACTTTGTCTAATGTTATAGGAATAACGATTGTAAGTAACATAAAAAAAACTTCATTATCACTTGTAATTAGTGTACAAGAATATTTGAAGCTATTAAAGATATATTTAAATTCATTGATAAGCCATTGGCTAATATATTTATAAAGGAACCAACTGTGACTCAATATAATGACACTCAAAGGATTAAGGAGTACATCTTAGTCATAAagttaaaaacttaaaatattataCATAAATATGGATGTGTCTTTTCCTATGGAGTTTATTTTTAATTCTCTTCTTTGGCCTATCTaaaattaactataatataaataTGAATAAATGAGATTTGAATAAGTTGactagtatatatgtatattaaaaAAGAACTAAGGTTAAGACACGAAAGATTTCATAATGTTATCACTATGACTTAAGGAGttggtaataaaaaaaaaagtcatagcATCATCCACAAAATAAATTTGTGAAGTCTTCGTGATAAAGTGCTTATTTgtgataaaaaagaatatatGAAAAATGATTATGTTCAATGCAAGGCTTagttcaaaagaaatatatattttaaattaaacatTGTAGAGGTTCTTTATAATATTTGTTGGATTGATTTTGGTTCTTCAACTCAGGTtactaataatattaaaaaaaaatttaaaactgaaaactaaaataacataaaatatttatcgcTATAGGGAATTATTTCAAAGTGAAAGTGATAGTAGTGGTAACTTATCATCTATACTTAGAGACGGGTTATCTGATAGATCTTGCAAACAcatgttatattttttactatttctaattttttatttagaaTTAATTAGTTAGGATATTATATTTCTtttagtaattataaactcattatatttcatgatttaataaaaattatttttgaaattttgtataatagtttatataaaattaatttaaatcttgagtgctagtcataggtgcccaacaagccaatcacgtgagtgatgacacgtatgacttgacacataatctttttgcttattatattttatcatttatcactttatattgactattgcatatatgcatgtatatattgtgatgtccttagatctatgcaatgagaatcagatcgtgatgagattatgataatgagactgattcacctttaaacatagatcctaaataatcccggttataggttactcgagaggaacatcgagataaccggatagactagtgtgttgtatacctatcaatatgatggatgcagttggtctcatagctgctcattggagaatgacttcactgattgattcgcttacggaatgttggatgattgatgatgccttattgtcagacagtgattccgtagtcatagtggtgtatctgatccttagacttgagataccaaggatgtcctgtatgagtgctccactctttgataccatacttatatgtttagatgtcccagatctagtacagttggtcattgggagtg
Proteins encoded:
- the LOC135618055 gene encoding uncharacterized protein LOC135618055 — translated: MEKDKSLVWDCGSSLYDSFELKSFMQQLDSAITSRTMSMPHLSGTSHPPPAQARKKSSKLFRSVHRLLRSVLHVPSMLKVQVRSHEHKDRAPHRKSGRLASIPEISEKEAAASPEIRASVRKTMSARFTSATAPPPPALS